The following coding sequences lie in one Vicia villosa cultivar HV-30 ecotype Madison, WI unplaced genomic scaffold, Vvil1.0 ctg.000858F_1_1, whole genome shotgun sequence genomic window:
- the LOC131631720 gene encoding uncharacterized protein LOC131631720: MKKDSWDFGKKKVSGNFPEDGAIFMSNRSTLKECFQRNLFGLPDSFADFVHNIKAGMILFLFEFEARKLYGVFKAISDGGMNIVPHAYVSSGKQYPSQVKFTTILRCDPLSEDEFCDVIRDNYFTTYKFNFGLSKDQVENLMWIFNSRKHEVPHSLHQKRRKKRKWDFQIIENELIKERFTNTQKKRLVMNHGASVAAEQEVEKLSLSPKSCEKFESIQFNIDDAYDPENPGFNHSLGSGAHSAASFESRELSTFQKKKGNLHILEEETEDFIPLCSTDNSDLEEGELDNYSECSEEKQTELDMLAENEFSYIPVPRFLMSDKESNRLCDSSPTAVSSLHSKDETDTLPSKGLYSDKTKNRTSVFSRLNFSSKGIPSKNQNDINGKDLAEYHCQYEYEKMEEVTRQIEDGRMYKRASVFMRLTSVSDAVPQIHCMTGLYDRTRGCMNGNF; the protein is encoded by the exons aTGAAAAAGGACTCGTGGGATTTCGGCAAAAAAAAGGTGTCTGGAAATTTTCCCGAGGATGGTGCCATCTTCATGTCAAACCGGAGCACTTTGAAAGAATGTTTTCAGAGGAATTTGTTTGGGTTGCCAGATAGTTTCGCTGATTTCGTTCACAACATCAAGGCAGGAATGATTTTGTTCCTTTTCGAATTTGAAGCAAGGAAGCTTTATGGGGTTTTTAAAGCGATCTCAGATGGTGGCATGAACATTGTTCCTCATGCATATGTTTCATCAGGAAAGCAGTACCCTTCACAG GTTAAATTCACCACAATCTTACGTTGTGACCCTCTTTCTGAAGATGAATTTTGTGATGTTATTCGAGATAACTATTTTACCACCTACAAATTCAACTTTGGTTTGTCCAAAGATCAG GTTGAAAATCTTATGTGGATATTCAACTCAAGAAAACATGAAGTTCCGCACTCTCTTCATCAGAagagaaggaaaaaaagaaagtGGGATTTTCAGATTATAGAAAACGAACTAATAAAAGAGAGGTTTACCAACACTCAGAAAAAGAGGCTCGTCATGAACCACGGAGCATCAGTAGCTGCTGAGCAAGAGGTGGAAAAGCTTTCTTTGTCTCCCAAGTCTTGTGAAAAGTTTGAAAGCATCCAATTCAATATTGATGATGCTTATGATCCTGAAAACCCTGGCTTTAATCATTCTTTAGGATCTGGGGCTCACTCTGCTGCTAGCTTTGAATCACGTGAGCTTTCTAcatttcaaaagaagaaaggaaaCCTCCATATTCTTGAGGAAGAGACTGAAGATTTTATACCCTTGTGTTCTACAGACAATTCTGACCTTGAAGAAGGGGAGCTTGATAACTATAGCGAATGCTCAGAAGAGAAACAGACAGAGTTAGACATGCTTGCCGAAAATGAATTTTCTTATATCCCTGTACCGCGATTTCTGATGAGTGATAAAGAATCTAACAGGTTATGTGACTCTTCACCCACTGCTGTAAGCAGTTTACACTCCAAAGATGAAACGGACACCCTTCCCTCAAAGGGGTTGTATTCCGATAAAACCAAAAATAGAACCAGTGTGTTTTCCAGGTTAAATTTTTCGTCAAAGGGTATTCCTTCAAAGAATCAGAATGATATCAATGGAAAGGACCTTGCAGAGTATCACTGTCAATATGAATATGAGAAAATGGAAGAGGTCACTCGACAGATTGAAGATGGCAGAATGTATAAAAGAGCTAGTGTGTTTATGCGCTTGACCAGTGTTTCAGATGCTGTTCCCCAAATCCATTGTATGACAGGACTGTATGACCGAACTAGAGGGTGCATGAACG GTAATTTCTAG